The following coding sequences are from one Candidatus Nanopelagicales bacterium window:
- a CDS encoding TfuA-like protein yields the protein MASGTVVVFAGPTIGHSGVRALLPAARVMPPIAAADLWDLELGPGDTVAVIDGYYFQQRSVRHKELVALCDRGVTVVGAASLGALRAAELEPFGMIGVGQVFQWYRSGLIEGDDEVAVVHGSPAEGFPAFSEAMVTVRATLDAAVSAGDCPLRSAQMMVAALVAMPFTERTVARMRARVAAELGPELAEEFARIWTKWQVDVKREDAETLLRMIARDELPERDVRSLSAHVDETDVAGISLFHGWAAAERGTTGDSGAFITEGLMVACARMLAADFPALHRRVALAAAVPSDPPDPSDQAVLSELLTARGLIDQPTDIAALVNPWLTEAERDSADTVEQLTIFLARTHTVPWLTEQTATAMDRMGIAKHWRAVADRVVRLNAELIERRPNFDFDRVPVDDVRRWCERRWLGADTAVTDQEWLLALADRGFVDERTWRDQARRTFPFALLRADRYEDLGIFDEPRPTDAKGDQDNSPSL from the coding sequence ATGGCATCTGGGACTGTAGTGGTATTCGCTGGACCGACCATTGGTCACAGCGGTGTCCGCGCCCTGCTCCCGGCAGCGCGGGTGATGCCTCCAATCGCGGCGGCGGACCTGTGGGACCTCGAGCTGGGCCCGGGCGACACGGTTGCCGTCATCGACGGCTACTACTTCCAGCAGCGGTCGGTGCGTCACAAGGAACTCGTGGCCTTGTGTGACCGAGGGGTCACTGTGGTCGGGGCGGCCAGCCTGGGTGCGCTGCGGGCCGCCGAACTGGAACCGTTCGGGATGATCGGTGTCGGTCAGGTGTTTCAGTGGTACCGCAGTGGATTGATCGAAGGCGATGACGAAGTCGCGGTTGTGCACGGCTCGCCCGCAGAGGGATTCCCGGCCTTCTCGGAGGCGATGGTGACGGTTCGCGCGACACTGGATGCCGCCGTGTCCGCTGGGGACTGCCCGCTGCGGAGCGCCCAGATGATGGTTGCCGCCCTGGTGGCGATGCCCTTCACGGAACGCACGGTAGCTCGAATGCGAGCCAGGGTCGCCGCCGAGCTCGGCCCCGAACTCGCCGAAGAGTTCGCTCGAATCTGGACGAAGTGGCAGGTGGACGTCAAACGCGAGGACGCTGAGACGCTGCTGCGGATGATCGCGCGAGATGAACTTCCCGAACGAGATGTTCGCAGTTTGTCTGCCCATGTGGACGAGACGGACGTCGCCGGAATCTCGCTGTTCCACGGGTGGGCCGCCGCTGAGCGGGGAACGACGGGCGACAGTGGCGCGTTCATCACGGAGGGCCTGATGGTCGCGTGCGCTCGCATGCTCGCCGCCGACTTTCCCGCGCTACACCGGCGGGTGGCATTGGCCGCGGCAGTGCCTTCGGACCCTCCGGACCCTTCGGACCAGGCTGTCCTGTCAGAGCTGCTGACGGCCCGGGGCCTAATTGATCAACCCACCGATATCGCCGCGCTGGTCAATCCGTGGCTGACCGAGGCGGAACGAGACTCTGCCGACACCGTCGAGCAGCTGACGATCTTCCTGGCCCGCACTCACACCGTGCCCTGGCTCACCGAGCAAACGGCGACCGCGATGGACCGCATGGGGATCGCCAAGCACTGGCGCGCGGTGGCCGACCGGGTCGTTCGGCTCAATGCTGAACTGATAGAGCGCCGCCCCAACTTCGACTTCGACCGAGTGCCGGTCGATGATGTCCGGCGGTGGTGCGAGCGACGCTGGCTGGGTGCCGACACCGCCGTGACTGATCAGGAATGGTTGCTGGCCCTGGCTGACCGTGGATTCGTCGACGAGCGCACTTGGCGCGATCAGGCCCGGCGCACCTTCCCGTTCGCCCTGCTGCGAGCCGATCGGTACGAGGACCTGGGGATATTCGATGAGCCCAGGCCGACGGATGCCAAGGGCGATCAGGACAACTCGCCGTCCTTGTAG
- a CDS encoding HlyD family efflux transporter periplasmic adaptor subunit: protein MGTLFRDRAAAGQSSADTLNAQVRIVRLPAWAALCFALLLLAGLAVWLFAGTVAITVGGSGVVNNAPANAVVSAPVTGLLTRAAPPVGTVVRAGDVIGKVKESWEDESTIVPVLAPVAGTVIGIGAGSHTGVSYGDYLATIAPDTADQIGYLFIPVEKGGEYVQPGMSALLIPDSAEASSEGQLRGRVTAVSPIPVTRSRIMFITADPEYTDILLRQGPSVEVQIELLPDPANPTGWDWTLPPGPSQRLVSGVSTNGTVVLEEVSPYRTIFGS from the coding sequence ATGGGCACACTCTTCCGAGATCGTGCCGCCGCCGGACAGTCGAGCGCTGACACTCTTAACGCCCAGGTGCGGATAGTTCGGCTTCCTGCTTGGGCTGCCCTCTGCTTCGCTTTGCTCCTGCTCGCCGGACTCGCGGTGTGGCTCTTCGCCGGAACGGTCGCGATTACGGTCGGCGGATCCGGAGTTGTGAACAACGCTCCCGCGAACGCGGTGGTTTCCGCCCCAGTCACCGGGTTGTTGACGCGGGCCGCCCCGCCCGTCGGAACGGTAGTGCGTGCCGGTGATGTGATCGGGAAGGTCAAGGAGTCTTGGGAGGATGAGTCGACTATCGTGCCGGTTCTCGCGCCCGTCGCTGGCACTGTGATCGGCATCGGCGCGGGCAGCCACACGGGTGTGTCATATGGCGACTATTTGGCGACGATAGCCCCTGACACGGCTGACCAGATCGGGTACCTGTTCATCCCTGTCGAAAAGGGCGGCGAGTACGTGCAGCCGGGAATGAGCGCGCTGCTCATTCCTGATTCGGCGGAAGCCTCGTCGGAAGGACAACTGCGAGGAAGAGTGACCGCGGTCAGCCCAATTCCCGTCACGCGATCGCGCATCATGTTCATCACGGCCGACCCCGAGTACACGGACATCCTGTTGAGGCAGGGGCCGTCGGTCGAGGTGCAGATTGAGTTGCTGCCCGACCCAGCGAACCCGACCGGATGGGATTGGACTCTGCCGCCAGGTCCCAGCCAGCGACTCGTGTCCGGTGTGTCCACTAATGGAACTGTTGTTCTCGAGGAAGTGAGCCCCTACCGGACGATCTTCGGGAGTTAA
- a CDS encoding cysteine peptidase family C39 domain-containing protein, translated as MADLDQSTESAPEADLAWTMDVHGRRVSVPTVLQMEATECGAACLAMILGHYQRWVPLEDLRVACGVSRDGANAHNMVLAGRAQGLIVDGFRRELEQLPDEPFPVIAFWRFSHFVVIEGVDKHGLLLNDPAVGRVRADWSEADRDFTGVVLRTAPGPDFARSGRAPSAWRGLGRRLGGTWSALIYLTIACLALAMPVALVPMALRAYVDRVVIDGITDWIPATLTTLVFAGAMTLWLTWWQGAVARRLGLALSQNQAIALVHHALRLPLSFFVQRYAGDTAFRVQLVDEVSLVASMQLIPAVVGLVTATVVGVTLLVYSWQLALVALAAGLAVVLAVRGSAQWRQSAAGRWAREQAAFSGSLAYGLRSIETVKSSGTEDDLFVLSSGRHARSVNALTRLSVSALALAALPTLTAGIASAVFVSAGGLLVMAQSLSPGGFVAALALLPLFLGPLGAWAGLGATLQQARASLDRLDDLLEYPIDPTCAASVESIEENEATGRSRVADSAEPSLELRNLTFGFSPSAPPLIRDLSLILSRGRRVGLVGMSGCGKSTVARMAVGLLQPWSGEVLLDGVPLPQVRRDLRVAQLGYVDQEIVLFPGTVRENITLFDASITDRQVVAAARGAGIHEEIAARPGSYDCAVSEGGSNFSGGQRQRIEIARAAAGSPALLVLDEATSALDPMKEFEVMEALAQSGAGLLIIAHRLSTVRDCDEILVMDQGQLVERGTHEELLARSGHYAAMVSL; from the coding sequence ATGGCGGACCTTGATCAGAGCACGGAATCCGCGCCCGAAGCCGACCTGGCCTGGACCATGGACGTTCATGGAAGGCGCGTTTCCGTGCCCACGGTGCTGCAGATGGAAGCCACCGAATGTGGAGCCGCTTGCCTGGCGATGATTCTCGGGCACTACCAGCGCTGGGTTCCGCTGGAGGATCTCCGAGTAGCTTGCGGAGTCTCCCGCGACGGTGCCAATGCCCACAACATGGTGCTGGCCGGGCGTGCTCAAGGGCTGATCGTGGACGGCTTTCGGCGGGAGCTGGAGCAGCTGCCGGATGAGCCCTTCCCGGTCATCGCGTTCTGGCGGTTTTCGCACTTCGTGGTGATTGAGGGGGTGGACAAACATGGTCTGCTGCTCAACGATCCAGCCGTTGGCCGGGTTCGGGCTGACTGGTCCGAGGCCGACCGGGATTTCACCGGTGTCGTGCTGCGAACAGCGCCTGGACCTGACTTCGCTAGAAGCGGTCGGGCACCTAGCGCCTGGCGTGGGCTGGGCCGCCGCCTGGGCGGCACCTGGTCGGCCCTGATCTACTTGACGATCGCCTGCCTAGCGCTGGCAATGCCAGTTGCCTTGGTTCCGATGGCGTTGCGTGCCTACGTGGATCGAGTGGTGATCGACGGCATCACCGACTGGATACCGGCCACTCTCACAACCCTTGTGTTCGCCGGCGCCATGACGTTGTGGCTGACCTGGTGGCAAGGGGCGGTGGCTCGACGATTGGGACTGGCGCTGTCGCAGAATCAGGCGATTGCGCTCGTCCACCACGCATTGCGACTTCCGTTGAGCTTCTTCGTTCAGCGCTACGCCGGAGACACGGCATTTCGAGTTCAACTCGTTGACGAGGTCAGCTTGGTGGCGTCAATGCAGCTGATCCCGGCGGTCGTTGGTTTGGTGACCGCGACCGTGGTTGGAGTGACGCTACTCGTCTACTCCTGGCAGCTCGCTTTGGTTGCCTTGGCGGCGGGGCTCGCTGTTGTCTTGGCTGTGCGCGGTTCAGCGCAGTGGCGCCAAAGTGCCGCTGGCCGATGGGCCCGGGAGCAGGCGGCCTTCTCAGGTTCGCTCGCGTACGGTCTGCGCAGTATCGAGACCGTGAAATCCTCCGGAACCGAGGATGATCTTTTCGTTCTCAGCTCAGGCCGTCATGCCCGCTCGGTCAATGCGCTTACCCGACTCTCGGTGTCAGCGTTGGCGCTAGCGGCTTTGCCGACCTTGACGGCGGGCATCGCGTCGGCGGTGTTCGTATCGGCCGGGGGACTGCTGGTGATGGCGCAATCCCTGTCGCCGGGTGGTTTCGTCGCCGCTCTCGCCCTGCTTCCACTGTTCCTGGGCCCGTTGGGGGCTTGGGCCGGACTCGGCGCCACTTTGCAGCAGGCTCGGGCATCCCTTGACCGTCTTGATGACCTGCTGGAATACCCGATCGATCCCACGTGCGCCGCCAGTGTCGAATCCATCGAAGAGAACGAGGCCACTGGCCGTTCTCGGGTCGCGGATTCAGCGGAACCCAGTTTGGAGTTGCGCAATCTGACCTTTGGCTTCAGTCCGTCGGCTCCTCCACTCATCCGTGACCTGTCGTTGATTCTGAGTCGGGGCCGTCGCGTTGGCTTGGTGGGGATGTCCGGATGCGGGAAGTCCACGGTCGCGCGCATGGCAGTTGGGCTGCTGCAGCCGTGGTCCGGCGAAGTGCTACTGGACGGCGTGCCCTTGCCGCAGGTACGCCGAGATCTTCGGGTGGCTCAACTCGGCTACGTGGATCAGGAGATCGTGTTGTTTCCGGGAACCGTGCGCGAGAACATCACGCTGTTCGATGCGTCCATCACGGATAGGCAGGTTGTGGCCGCCGCCCGAGGTGCGGGCATTCACGAGGAAATCGCGGCGCGTCCCGGATCCTACGACTGTGCGGTATCTGAGGGGGGCTCCAACTTCAGCGGTGGGCAGCGGCAGAGGATCGAGATCGCCCGGGCGGCTGCCGGATCGCCAGCCCTGCTCGTGCTCGATGAAGCCACCAGCGCGTTGGACCCGATGAAGGAGTTCGAGGTGATGGAGGCCCTGGCACAGTCTGGGGCGGGGCTGCTGATCATCGCTCATCGGTTGTCGACGGTTCGCGACTGCGACGAGATCTTGGTAATGGATCAGGGCCAACTCGTTGAGCGCGGAACTCACGAAGAGCTTCTCGCGCGGTCGGGTCACTACGCCGCGATGGTGTCGCTGTGA